CAACAATACTCTACTCTTCTCGTACAAATCGGTGAATTTTATTTTCATATTCCACCAGAAAAATCAGATTTTAAAAATAATAAACACTTAGGTCATCTTGATCAAACATACCGTAATCCTAAAGTGATCATGTCACTTTCTAAAGCTAAGAGAATTTTATACCAATATCTAAATATGAAACCTGAGGACATTAATGCACATCAAACCTCTCATTCATCATACTCCCAAACCAATTCAACTTTTCCTCCGTGGAAACCCTTATATTCTTCGGAAAGAAAAAGATTTCGAAAAAAATAAGGAGACATCTATA
The window above is part of the Bacillaceae bacterium S4-13-56 genome. Proteins encoded here:
- a CDS encoding YkyB family protein — protein: MTSYIKHSQISTNEIAKAVFVVNRHAKVAPDPRHLYNLKKQAIQKLLVENKAQKIGLHFSENPKKSQQYSTLLVQIGEFYFHIPPEKSDFKNNKHLGHLDQTYRNPKVIMSLSKAKRILYQYLNMKPEDINAHQTSHSSYSQTNSTFPPWKPLYSSERKRFRKK